The Hymenobacter sp. DG01 genome has a segment encoding these proteins:
- a CDS encoding DUF3808 domain-containing protein, whose product MKFPAEVRPGLRRGARRLFWLLLLCSAVLSEALGEPQAETASASVLTPTQARAYAEVLKMRPATARALLKGTDTGTLLVQDCLDITELLVSQDASRYQATVAAQDRRLALLEKSAETGALREYARAEIRLHQAAAQVVFGHEVQGAWSLRQSYQQMQQVVRRYPQYLPARKTLGMMQFFIGSLPESYRWFLKLLGLPGSVEAGLHNLRLAATQPNDFQLEARLILALLEETYYKQPEAALTLIQTLHRQQPDNLLLSYLLVSQHKKQHHTEVALAAYRVRPTGPAYLPLPYLHHMAADLLLYQGQYAASARANQIFLAEYQGQHYRKDAYFKLYLAAWLSGDATSAGQYRRRIGAGGRTVLEEDTYAQRFFEDKQPLHKLLTRARLQIDGGYYREALTTLSGFHATSATPLRDRLEEPYRLARAWHLVGRPDSARLFYARTIALAGNAPYYFAPQSALQLGYLYQLEGQKNTAKTYFQKALSYPKHEYKNSTDTKAKLALKELE is encoded by the coding sequence ATGAAATTTCCCGCTGAGGTTCGCCCAGGATTGCGCCGAGGAGCGCGGAGGCTGTTCTGGCTTCTGCTCCTGTGCTCTGCGGTTCTCAGCGAAGCCCTCGGCGAACCTCAGGCAGAAACCGCATCCGCGTCCGTCCTCACGCCCACCCAGGCCCGCGCCTACGCTGAGGTGCTGAAAATGCGACCGGCCACGGCCCGGGCCTTGCTGAAAGGCACCGATACCGGCACCCTGCTGGTACAAGACTGCCTGGACATTACGGAGCTGTTAGTCAGCCAGGATGCCAGCCGCTACCAAGCTACCGTGGCGGCCCAGGACCGCCGCCTTGCTCTGCTGGAGAAATCCGCGGAAACCGGAGCCCTGCGTGAGTACGCCCGGGCCGAAATTAGGCTGCACCAGGCGGCCGCGCAGGTAGTGTTCGGGCATGAGGTGCAGGGCGCCTGGAGTTTGCGCCAGAGCTACCAGCAGATGCAGCAGGTAGTACGCCGCTACCCTCAGTACCTGCCGGCGCGCAAAACCCTGGGCATGATGCAGTTTTTTATTGGGTCCCTGCCGGAGTCGTACCGCTGGTTTCTGAAGCTGCTGGGACTACCGGGCAGCGTGGAGGCCGGTTTGCATAACCTACGTCTGGCCGCCACTCAGCCCAACGACTTCCAGTTGGAGGCCCGCCTGATTCTGGCTTTGCTGGAAGAAACCTACTACAAGCAGCCCGAGGCGGCCCTCACCCTCATCCAAACCCTGCATCGACAGCAGCCCGACAATCTGCTGCTGAGCTACTTGCTGGTTAGTCAGCACAAAAAGCAGCACCATACCGAAGTCGCCTTGGCCGCCTACCGCGTCCGCCCCACTGGCCCCGCCTACCTGCCCCTGCCCTATCTGCACCACATGGCCGCTGATTTGCTGCTCTACCAAGGCCAGTACGCTGCTTCTGCCCGCGCCAACCAGATCTTTCTGGCAGAATACCAGGGCCAGCATTACCGCAAAGACGCCTATTTCAAGTTGTATCTGGCGGCCTGGCTGAGTGGCGACGCAACCAGCGCCGGGCAGTACCGGCGGCGCATTGGGGCCGGGGGCCGCACTGTGCTGGAAGAAGACACCTACGCCCAACGATTTTTTGAGGACAAGCAGCCGCTGCACAAGCTCCTCACCCGCGCCCGCCTGCAGATTGACGGCGGCTATTATCGGGAGGCCTTAACCACGCTTAGCGGCTTCCACGCTACCTCCGCCACCCCCCTGCGCGACCGGCTGGAGGAGCCCTACCGCCTGGCCCGGGCCTGGCACCTGGTCGGCCGCCCCGATTCGGCCCGGCTATTCTATGCCCGCACCATTGCGCTGGCCGGCAACGCGCCGTACTATTTCGCCCCGCAGTCGGCGCTGCAGTTAGGCTACCTCTACCAGTTGGAGGGACAGAAGAATACGGCGAAAACTTATTTCCAGAAAGCCCTCAGCTACCCCAAGCACGAGTACAAGAACAGCACCGACACCAAAGCCAAGCTGGCTCTCAAGGAGTTGGAGTAA
- a CDS encoding zinc ribbon domain-containing protein, with amino-acid sequence MISNPSAETPVASKLEALLNLQRIDSQLDEIRRVRGDLPEEVRDLEDEIAGYEVRVGKFDEEIAALNDQIKQRKQNAKDADGLIKRYEDQQQNVRNNREYEAIAKEIELQKLEIQISEKKIKEAQYQIELKNTEISGTKQRLEERKKDLDNKKSELETIVSESEADEQKLMDERSTAVQPVEERLLMAYTRIRGNVRNGLAVVTVKRDACGGCFNTVPPQRQADIIAHKKIIVCEHCGRVLADVEARTA; translated from the coding sequence ATGATTTCTAATCCCTCCGCGGAAACCCCCGTTGCCAGTAAGCTGGAAGCCCTTCTGAACCTGCAGCGCATTGACTCGCAACTGGACGAAATCCGGCGCGTGCGCGGCGACCTGCCCGAAGAAGTTCGGGACCTGGAGGACGAAATTGCGGGCTATGAGGTGCGCGTAGGCAAATTCGACGAGGAAATTGCCGCCCTCAACGACCAGATCAAGCAGCGCAAGCAGAACGCCAAAGACGCCGATGGCCTGATCAAGCGCTACGAAGACCAGCAGCAGAACGTACGCAACAACCGTGAGTACGAGGCTATTGCCAAGGAAATCGAGCTGCAGAAGCTGGAAATCCAGATTTCGGAAAAGAAGATCAAAGAAGCTCAGTACCAGATTGAGCTGAAGAACACCGAAATCAGCGGCACCAAGCAGCGTCTGGAAGAGCGCAAGAAAGACCTCGACAATAAGAAGTCGGAGTTGGAAACCATCGTGAGCGAAAGCGAAGCCGATGAGCAAAAGCTCATGGACGAGCGTTCTACGGCCGTTCAGCCGGTAGAAGAGCGCCTGCTGATGGCCTACACCCGCATCCGCGGCAACGTGCGCAACGGTCTGGCCGTGGTAACAGTAAAGCGTGACGCCTGCGGCGGCTGCTTCAACACCGTTCCGCCCCAGCGCCAGGCCGACATCATCGCCCACAAGAAAATCATCGTGTGCGAGCACTGCGGCCGCGTTCTGGCCGACGTAGAGGCTCGTACCGCCTAA
- a CDS encoding Nif3-like dinuclear metal center hexameric protein — MPTVQDLMRVLERAAPLAYQESYDNAGLQCGDPQMEVRGVLIALDCTPAVVDEALRRGCNVVVAHHPLIFKPLKRLTGANEVEQTLLKAIRHDVALYAAHTNLDNVRHGVNRKLAEKLGLTNLRILDPKPGLLAKLITYVPPAHTEAVLQALYQAGAGQVGDYSECSFRTEGTGTFTPGAGTDPFIGRRGEAEVVREERVEVLLPLHLQQTALRALRQAHPYEEVAYEIVKLENTNQDVGSGMVGDLPEPLSPPEFRQRLKQALGVPVVKHTEFGQPIQRVALCGGAGSFLIGKARAAGADAYVTGDLKYHEYFAAEGRLLLCDVGHFESEQFTGEIFRDLLMGNFGSTFALFIAETLTNPVRYDF; from the coding sequence ATGCCTACAGTCCAAGACCTTATGCGCGTGCTGGAGCGGGCCGCGCCCCTCGCCTACCAGGAATCCTACGACAACGCCGGCCTGCAGTGCGGCGACCCGCAGATGGAAGTACGCGGCGTGCTGATTGCTCTGGACTGCACCCCGGCCGTGGTAGATGAGGCCCTGCGTCGCGGCTGCAACGTGGTAGTGGCCCACCATCCGCTCATTTTCAAGCCGCTGAAGCGCCTGACTGGCGCCAACGAGGTAGAGCAAACCCTGCTCAAGGCCATCCGGCACGATGTGGCCCTGTACGCCGCCCACACCAACCTCGACAACGTGCGGCACGGCGTAAACCGCAAGCTGGCCGAAAAGCTGGGCCTTACCAACCTGCGCATCCTCGACCCCAAACCCGGCTTGCTGGCCAAGCTGATTACCTACGTTCCGCCCGCGCATACCGAAGCTGTTCTGCAGGCCCTTTACCAAGCCGGCGCGGGCCAGGTCGGCGACTACTCCGAGTGCAGCTTCCGCACCGAAGGCACCGGCACCTTCACGCCCGGCGCCGGTACCGACCCGTTTATTGGCCGGCGCGGGGAAGCTGAGGTTGTGCGCGAGGAGCGGGTAGAAGTGCTCCTACCCCTACACCTGCAGCAAACCGCCCTGCGGGCCTTGCGCCAAGCCCACCCCTACGAGGAGGTGGCCTACGAAATCGTGAAGCTGGAAAACACCAACCAGGACGTAGGCTCTGGTATGGTGGGCGACTTGCCCGAGCCACTAAGCCCCCCGGAGTTCCGGCAGCGTCTGAAGCAGGCCCTGGGCGTGCCCGTGGTAAAGCACACGGAGTTCGGGCAGCCCATCCAGAGAGTGGCCCTGTGCGGCGGAGCCGGCAGTTTCCTGATTGGCAAAGCCCGCGCGGCCGGGGCCGATGCCTACGTCACCGGCGACCTGAAATACCACGAATATTTTGCCGCCGAAGGCCGTTTGCTGCTCTGCGACGTAGGCCATTTTGAGAGCGAGCAGTTCACCGGCGAAATCTTCCGGGATTTGCTTATGGGCAACTTTGGAAGTACTTTTGCGCTCTTCATTGCTGAGACTCTTACCAACCCCGTCCGTTATGATTTCTAA
- a CDS encoding uracil-DNA glycosylase family protein → MFADRLLRFLTEFPLPPPLPENVQAFSPYLDPTPLGLFTRFARQYYTGNQPRVAVLGINPGRLGNGRTGVAFTDPVALAAWGIENDLPRRREPSSEFMQAVVTAMGGPAAFYEQFYLGSLYPLVLLRNGLNYNFYDSPAVTAALWPTIQQGMKQLVEEVGLARHAAICLGRRNGQYFTRLHKELGLFEQLHILDHPRYLMQYKRRHLAENVALYVETLQSAGNVGNMHRG, encoded by the coding sequence ATGTTCGCTGACCGCCTGCTGCGCTTTCTGACTGAGTTTCCCCTACCCCCACCACTGCCCGAAAACGTACAGGCGTTCAGCCCCTACTTGGACCCCACACCTTTGGGCCTGTTCACGCGGTTTGCCCGGCAGTACTACACCGGCAACCAGCCCCGTGTGGCCGTGCTGGGCATCAACCCCGGCCGCCTGGGCAACGGCCGCACCGGCGTAGCCTTTACTGACCCCGTTGCGCTGGCTGCCTGGGGCATTGAAAATGATTTACCGCGCCGCCGGGAGCCTTCCAGCGAGTTCATGCAGGCCGTGGTAACGGCCATGGGCGGGCCAGCGGCGTTCTACGAGCAGTTCTACCTGGGCTCCCTCTACCCCCTGGTTTTGCTGCGCAACGGGCTGAACTATAACTTCTATGATTCGCCGGCGGTTACGGCCGCGTTGTGGCCTACCATTCAGCAGGGCATGAAGCAGTTGGTGGAGGAAGTAGGCCTGGCACGCCACGCGGCCATCTGCCTGGGTCGCCGCAACGGGCAATACTTCACCCGACTCCATAAAGAGCTTGGGCTGTTCGAGCAGCTGCACATCCTCGACCACCCCCGCTACCTGATGCAGTACAAGCGCCGCCACCTTGCTGAAAACGTGGCTCTCTATGTAGAAACCTTGCAGAGTGCCGGAAATGTGGGAAATATGCACCGGGGTTAG
- the lpxK gene encoding tetraacyldisaccharide 4'-kinase, which yields MPSLLTWLLLPLSWLYAGVMAVRNALYRSGVKPSTRFAEVPVINVGNLRVGGTGKTPHVAWVVAWLQAQGQRPALLSRGYGRRTRGYRRATTADTAATIGDEPLQQFRHFGSQVAVAVSEDRVAGIRQLLQEAPAATAVVLDDAYQHRRVKPTVNILLTEQERPFYEDFVLPAGRLRESRAGAVRADVVVVTKCPAYLSATIRQEIARRIERYTRPAVPVLFSCYHYGAAVPLTAKAPPEPGSEVVVLTGIAQPEPLLEHLRSAGYRVVYHARFPDHHVFTAAELWELTAQLAPGQSVLTTQKDAARLLEPTLAAVVADMPVFYIPIEVRFLADGEARLAALLTPYFQPHAVV from the coding sequence ATGCCTTCCCTGCTGACCTGGCTGCTGCTCCCCCTGAGCTGGCTGTATGCCGGCGTAATGGCCGTGCGCAATGCGCTTTACCGAAGCGGGGTTAAGCCTTCGACGCGCTTTGCCGAAGTGCCCGTCATCAATGTAGGTAACCTGCGGGTGGGCGGCACCGGCAAAACACCGCACGTGGCCTGGGTGGTGGCCTGGCTGCAGGCCCAGGGGCAGCGGCCGGCCCTGCTGAGCCGGGGCTACGGCCGCCGCACCCGGGGCTACCGCCGCGCCACCACTGCCGATACCGCCGCCACCATCGGGGATGAGCCTCTGCAGCAGTTCCGGCACTTCGGGAGCCAGGTGGCGGTAGCCGTCAGTGAGGACCGTGTGGCGGGCATCCGGCAGCTGCTGCAGGAGGCGCCGGCCGCTACCGCCGTGGTGCTGGACGACGCCTACCAGCACCGGCGCGTGAAGCCTACCGTCAATATATTGCTGACCGAGCAGGAGCGGCCCTTTTACGAGGACTTTGTGCTGCCCGCTGGCCGCCTGCGCGAAAGCCGCGCCGGGGCCGTGCGCGCCGATGTGGTGGTAGTTACCAAGTGCCCGGCCTATTTGTCGGCCACCATCCGGCAGGAAATTGCCCGGCGCATTGAGCGCTACACCCGGCCGGCGGTGCCCGTGCTGTTTTCTTGCTACCACTACGGAGCGGCCGTACCGCTCACGGCGAAAGCACCCCCTGAGCCCGGCAGTGAGGTAGTAGTGCTGACCGGTATTGCCCAGCCCGAGCCGCTGCTGGAACACCTGCGCTCGGCCGGCTACCGGGTTGTGTACCACGCCCGCTTCCCCGACCACCACGTCTTCACCGCGGCCGAGCTTTGGGAGCTGACCGCGCAATTAGCGCCCGGCCAGAGCGTTCTGACCACGCAGAAAGACGCGGCCCGCCTGCTGGAGCCCACTCTGGCAGCAGTTGTGGCCGATATGCCCGTATTTTACATTCCAATTGAGGTCCGGTTTTTGGCCGACGGGGAAGCCCGGCTGGCCGCGCTGCTGACCCCGTACTTTCAGCCCCACGCTGTTGTCTGA
- a CDS encoding putative porin has product MSDPLLFSLLKAPVGRIAMSAPVHCRVRVRPWVGRAAALLAGLGALSGTAQAQITDDSTKVRYGAHTTFILREADVFRGDTLGRMVDTTLTRLPQSRYWTYDSTYQQNLGNFGTASRRLLWTPNTQLGARLGRNVFDQYVRDAATIPYYDTRSPYTFFRFFQGNPFEQVFELSYARSIKKAFNVGFAYERFGANKYLADVSGNQAGQMEHSNFLLFVRYQSPDDRYHALANFSTARHRVVEQGGVRPLASDTLDGGRGQVDLSKLFDYEDEEVYLTNAVNRDDRDRVRLAHTYRLLGRGLTVFHIFDWSRQLNKYTDDRLNLVQGVSEFYPNVLLSQATTDDRAEFRQLENTVGVMGNSNTVEYRLYGRQRAYSLITRANYGQPAVLREALPERADNQFFVGGTAAFRYRQFAIETAGEILPTLNIKDSEYWLRAGTRLGPLSGEVLSTSYSPTLTEREVKGNHYRWRQSADSAGVYGYLHNFRNTQVQQLRVRLSRQLGRHYLELVGTVANINNLIYFDEAGLPQQRGEAQQLATLMTRYRVNVGHFYWDTQATYTAGGEDENTRAADKGGIRVPRLVGDSRLYYQGYVFRKALLTQIGVQGYFQSRWKAYDYSPSTQQFFLQDHFTIRNTPLVDVFLSGDIKTVGVFLKMAYVNQFLPQSGYFTTPYYVGMPRRFQFGIRWQFFN; this is encoded by the coding sequence TTGTCTGATCCGTTGTTGTTTTCGTTGTTGAAGGCCCCCGTGGGCCGTATTGCTATGTCGGCGCCGGTTCACTGCCGGGTGCGCGTCCGTCCCTGGGTAGGGCGGGCGGCTGCGCTGCTGGCCGGACTGGGCGCGCTGTCCGGAACGGCCCAGGCCCAGATTACGGATGACTCCACCAAAGTGCGCTACGGAGCCCATACCACCTTTATCCTGCGGGAGGCCGACGTGTTTCGGGGCGATACGCTGGGGCGCATGGTGGATACTACCCTCACGCGCCTGCCCCAGTCGCGCTACTGGACCTACGACAGCACCTACCAGCAAAACCTGGGCAACTTCGGCACGGCCTCACGCCGCCTGCTCTGGACGCCCAACACCCAACTGGGTGCCCGCCTGGGCCGTAACGTCTTCGATCAGTACGTGCGCGACGCGGCCACCATTCCCTACTACGATACCCGCTCGCCTTATACCTTCTTTCGCTTCTTTCAAGGCAACCCCTTCGAGCAGGTATTTGAGCTGTCGTACGCCCGCAGCATCAAAAAAGCATTCAACGTGGGCTTTGCCTACGAGCGGTTCGGGGCGAATAAGTATCTGGCCGACGTAAGTGGCAACCAGGCCGGACAGATGGAGCATTCCAACTTTTTGCTTTTCGTACGCTACCAGTCGCCCGATGACCGCTACCACGCCCTAGCCAACTTCAGCACGGCCCGGCACCGTGTCGTGGAGCAGGGAGGGGTGCGCCCCCTGGCTTCCGACACGCTGGATGGCGGACGGGGCCAGGTTGACTTGTCGAAGCTGTTTGATTACGAGGACGAGGAGGTGTATCTAACCAACGCCGTCAACCGCGACGACCGGGACCGAGTACGCTTAGCGCACACCTACCGCCTGCTGGGCCGGGGGCTCACCGTGTTTCATATTTTTGACTGGAGCCGCCAGCTCAACAAATACACCGATGACCGCCTGAACTTAGTACAGGGCGTTTCGGAGTTTTACCCCAACGTGTTGCTCAGTCAGGCCACCACCGACGACCGTGCCGAGTTCCGGCAGCTGGAGAATACGGTGGGCGTAATGGGCAACAGCAACACGGTGGAATATCGGCTCTACGGCCGGCAGCGCGCGTACTCTCTGATTACCCGCGCCAACTACGGCCAACCCGCCGTACTGCGCGAGGCCCTGCCGGAACGTGCCGACAATCAGTTTTTTGTGGGAGGCACGGCGGCTTTTCGCTACCGGCAGTTTGCCATAGAAACGGCCGGCGAAATCCTGCCGACCCTCAATATTAAGGACAGTGAATACTGGCTCCGAGCCGGCACCCGCCTGGGCCCGCTCAGCGGCGAGGTGCTGTCAACCAGCTACTCACCTACGCTCACCGAGCGGGAAGTAAAAGGCAACCACTATCGCTGGCGCCAAAGCGCCGACAGCGCCGGTGTATATGGGTATCTGCACAACTTCCGCAATACCCAGGTGCAGCAGCTGCGGGTGCGGCTTTCCCGCCAGCTAGGCCGTCATTACCTGGAGCTTGTCGGGACGGTGGCCAACATCAACAACCTGATTTATTTTGATGAAGCCGGCCTGCCCCAGCAGCGCGGCGAGGCCCAGCAGCTGGCCACGCTCATGACGCGCTACCGCGTGAACGTGGGTCACTTTTACTGGGATACGCAGGCCACGTACACGGCAGGCGGGGAGGACGAAAATACCCGGGCCGCCGACAAAGGCGGAATCCGCGTGCCCCGGCTCGTCGGTGACTCCCGGCTCTACTACCAGGGATACGTGTTCCGGAAGGCATTGCTGACCCAGATAGGCGTGCAGGGTTACTTCCAGTCGCGCTGGAAAGCCTACGACTACAGCCCCAGCACCCAGCAATTTTTCCTGCAGGACCACTTCACTATTCGCAACACACCGCTGGTGGATGTATTTCTGAGCGGTGATATCAAGACGGTGGGCGTGTTTCTGAAGATGGCCTACGTCAATCAGTTTTTGCCGCAGTCGGGCTACTTCACTACCCCCTATTACGTGGGCATGCCGCGCCGCTTCCAGTTTGGTATCCGCTGGCAGTTCTTTAACTAA
- a CDS encoding tRNA-(ms[2]io[6]A)-hydroxylase, producing the protein MKEKTILKLKLNSDPRWVDIASKNIVDILVDHAYCEQKAASTGISLIVKYPEKTRLVEELTALVAEEWEHFTRVLQELRKRGHELGRPRRDEYVVQLMSHVRKGGARERQLMDQLLVSALIEARSCERFKLLWKHIPDPELSQFYYELMASEAGHFVSYVDLAKEYSDPQEVDARLQELLKIEGEIVTNLPVRDDRMH; encoded by the coding sequence ATGAAAGAGAAAACCATCCTGAAACTGAAGTTGAACTCTGACCCCCGGTGGGTGGACATTGCCAGCAAAAACATTGTGGATATTCTGGTGGATCATGCCTACTGCGAGCAGAAAGCGGCCAGCACCGGCATTTCACTGATTGTAAAATACCCCGAGAAAACCCGGCTGGTAGAAGAGCTGACGGCCCTGGTAGCCGAGGAGTGGGAGCACTTCACGCGGGTGCTGCAGGAACTGCGCAAGCGAGGCCACGAGCTGGGCCGCCCCCGCCGCGACGAATACGTGGTGCAGCTGATGAGCCACGTACGGAAGGGCGGGGCCCGGGAACGGCAGCTTATGGATCAGCTGCTGGTAAGCGCTCTGATAGAGGCGCGTAGCTGCGAGCGGTTCAAGTTGTTGTGGAAGCACATTCCGGACCCCGAGCTAAGCCAGTTTTACTACGAGTTGATGGCCTCGGAAGCCGGGCACTTCGTTAGCTACGTGGATCTGGCCAAGGAGTATAGCGACCCCCAGGAGGTAGATGCTCGCCTGCAGGAACTGTTGAAAATTGAAGGAGAAATCGTGACCAATCTGCCCGTGCGCGACGACCGCATGCACTAG
- a CDS encoding glycoside hydrolase family 2 protein — protein MPSPASNYGFSTTQNDVRTTNPLPRAVLRSNNYLLLDGEWRFAVDPDDTGLRDGWYLAHNYQQTANWPGSVEEHMAQGQPDAPRWQDKVVVWYEREFPLPERGDDGTHSLFQLTFGACGYETRVWLNGFLLNTIEGEQVHYGEYTSFSFELREEHLRPVNRLTVRIVDTMDADTTRGKQESHVYKRGGIWYQTYTGAVRSVWLEMVERNRLRSRVGVDSIIEDQMVRFNLTTRIHDPGLYTLRLQVYDRVASTPHPLATADFPLRLEAGQRQQRVVMELAGAKLWAPGSPNLYRLVAQLIDSEGYSAEIETHFGLRKIESRGTYVYLNNEPIYLDGILYQPGTATFEEMQRHMHAMQALGCNLVRVHIAGVDPRIYNLADELGLLLWVEVPSPHSSTPKSRENHRAELLRMLALIESHPSIVIWSLYNEDWGAQDIATNPETRRYIVEMYHHMHINHPQFLVVDNDGWQHISQEGRLKSDLLTAHVYTPELERWSELLDRMVQGDLNNVAVLPLVIGDPFFYGRQKPLIVSEWGGFGFADYGGPQSSDERTERIRQFKQELRKRPIAGDVYTQATNIEDERNGLIDFHGGELTVPQGLLASKSASPEDTAPQAG, from the coding sequence ATGCCTTCCCCCGCCTCTAACTACGGCTTCTCCACTACTCAGAACGACGTCCGGACGACCAACCCGCTGCCGCGTGCGGTTCTGCGCTCCAATAACTACCTGCTCCTGGATGGCGAATGGCGCTTTGCCGTGGACCCCGACGATACGGGGCTGCGCGACGGCTGGTATCTGGCGCATAACTATCAGCAAACTGCCAATTGGCCCGGCTCGGTGGAAGAGCACATGGCCCAAGGCCAACCCGATGCCCCCCGCTGGCAGGACAAAGTAGTGGTGTGGTACGAGCGGGAGTTTCCCCTGCCTGAGCGAGGCGACGATGGGACGCACTCCCTATTCCAATTAACCTTTGGGGCCTGCGGCTACGAAACCCGCGTGTGGCTTAACGGCTTTCTGCTCAACACCATCGAGGGCGAGCAGGTGCACTACGGAGAGTACACCTCCTTCTCGTTTGAGCTGCGCGAAGAACACCTGCGCCCCGTTAACCGCCTGACAGTGCGCATTGTGGATACCATGGATGCCGACACTACCCGGGGCAAGCAGGAGTCGCACGTGTACAAGCGCGGCGGCATCTGGTACCAGACCTACACGGGCGCCGTGCGCAGCGTATGGCTGGAAATGGTAGAGCGCAACCGCCTCCGCTCCCGGGTGGGGGTAGATAGCATTATTGAGGACCAGATGGTGCGCTTCAACCTGACCACCCGCATTCATGACCCCGGCTTGTACACGCTGCGCCTGCAGGTCTATGACCGGGTAGCCTCCACGCCCCACCCCCTGGCCACCGCCGATTTTCCCTTGCGCCTGGAGGCTGGCCAGCGCCAGCAGCGGGTAGTAATGGAGCTGGCCGGCGCCAAGCTCTGGGCCCCGGGCTCTCCGAATCTATACCGCCTGGTAGCGCAACTAATTGATAGTGAGGGCTATTCTGCCGAAATCGAAACGCACTTCGGCCTGCGTAAAATTGAGTCGCGCGGCACTTACGTGTACCTCAATAACGAGCCCATTTACCTCGACGGCATTCTATACCAGCCGGGCACGGCCACTTTCGAGGAGATGCAGCGCCATATGCACGCCATGCAGGCCCTGGGCTGCAATCTGGTGCGCGTACACATTGCCGGCGTGGACCCACGCATTTACAACCTGGCCGACGAGCTGGGCCTATTGCTGTGGGTGGAGGTACCCAGCCCCCACTCCTCTACCCCTAAAAGCCGGGAAAACCACCGGGCCGAGCTGTTGCGCATGCTGGCCCTGATTGAGTCGCACCCGTCCATTGTCATCTGGAGCTTGTATAATGAGGACTGGGGAGCCCAGGACATTGCCACCAACCCCGAAACCCGGCGCTACATCGTGGAGATGTACCACCATATGCACATCAACCACCCGCAGTTTCTGGTGGTGGACAACGATGGGTGGCAGCACATTTCGCAGGAGGGCCGGCTGAAGTCGGACCTGCTCACGGCGCATGTGTACACCCCGGAGTTGGAACGCTGGTCGGAGCTGCTCGACCGCATGGTGCAGGGCGACCTGAACAATGTGGCCGTACTGCCCCTGGTCATCGGCGACCCGTTCTTCTACGGCCGCCAGAAACCCCTGATTGTCAGCGAGTGGGGCGGCTTTGGCTTTGCTGATTACGGCGGTCCCCAGAGCTCCGATGAGCGTACGGAGCGCATTCGCCAGTTCAAGCAAGAGTTGCGCAAGCGCCCCATTGCCGGCGACGTATATACTCAGGCTACCAACATCGAGGATGAACGCAATGGCCTGATTGACTTCCACGGCGGCGAGCTGACGGTGCCTCAGGGTCTGCTGGCCTCTAAAAGCGCTTCCCCGGAGGATACTGCCCCGCAGGCGGGGTAG